Within Fibrobacter sp., the genomic segment TCCTGGATGAAGAAGGCCGCACGGAAATGGGTGCCATGGGCCGCCTAAAGCAGCTGGCCGCACGACTTTGCAAAGGATTTGTGGATGGCTCGGAAGGCTCCGCAAGTGGCTCTGAAACGTCATCCTGGACCCCCGTTGGGGGGATAGGATTCATTTCCGCAGCCATGGAAGTCCGTCAGACTCTGCTCACCGCCCAGACTCCCGAGGAATTTTTCGAACGCAAGGAAATGCTAAAGAACGGCATCGCCAAGAGCCTGCGTTACGAACCCAACCGTCTGGTGAACCTGAACGGCGCCAAGGATAACACCCTGGTTTTCGGGAATCGCTACGAAAATCGGTAGGTGTTACCTTCCAGACGCCTGCGCAATTTGCATTTTACGAATTTTCTAAATATCGGTAAAAATTTTGTTTTTACCGATAAATGTATTGACGGAGCTAAGGTTTTCGTTTATATTTTGAACGCGTAGAGAAAAATATGGCGAACGAATATAAAGTTGTAAAAACGTATAGTGCATGCCTAAGAGAGTGTGGTAGCCAGTATCAGGTGCAAAGGGCTGTCGAAACAGGTTCGCTCTTTAAAGTTGAGGAGGGCGTTTATGCTGCAGAGCCGAATGTCCCCGAGATTGCCTTGATTTCTGCGAAGTATCCCAATGCGATTATTGCAGGGGAGTATGCGTTTTATTATCACGGATTTACCGATGTGATTCCGGAAAAGTACAGTATGGCGACAAAGTCAAAGGCTGCGAAAATTTCGGACCCCCGCGTGTTTCAAATTTATGTTCGTGATGATTTGCTGGAACTAGGAGCCCAGACGCAGTCTGTTGATGGCTACGAGTTCAGAATCTATGATCGCGAGCGGATGCTGATTGAATTGCTGCGTAATAAGAACACCATGCCTTACGATCTGTATAAGGAAATCCTGCTGAAGTATCGTGGGCTGGTCAATTCTCTTGAACTGTGGCGTATTCAGGAATATGCAGAAAAGTTTCCCAAAAGCAAGATGATCAAAAAAGCCCTTGATGAAGAGGTTCTGTGATTCTTAACTTCAAAGAAATGATTGCCTCCTATCAGAAGTTCGGTTTGTCTGTTGAACTTGCTTCTGCGCGAGTTTGTCAAGATGTTGTGCTTAAGGCGATTTCTTTGAGTTCGTTCGGAAAGAACGTGACTGTTAAGGGTGGAGTCGTTATGCAAAGTTTAACGCAAAACATCCGCCGTTCCACACGAGATCTTGACCTGGATTTTATCCGCTATTCTTTGGAGGATTCCTCCATTCAAAAATTTGTTGAAAGTTTGAATTGTTTGGATGGAGTTTCGTTAGTCATTGACGGAGTTCTGGAAGAACTGAAGCATCAAGACTATCATGGAAAAAGCGCCTCATTAAAGATTGTGGATAATTTTGGCACGACTCTCAAATGTAAAATAGATTTCGGTGTACACAAACGTCTGGAACTGACGCAAGAGGAATTTTGTTTTGATGTTGCTTTTGATGAACAGGGTGTTTGTCTGCTGAAAAATTCCGTGGAGCAGGCCTTTGCAGAAAAACTTCGTTCCCTTCTTATTTTTGGACCTTACAGCAGAAGATTCAAGGACATTTTTGACATGTTCTT encodes:
- a CDS encoding dihydrouridine synthase, giving the protein LDEEGRTEMGAMGRLKQLAARLCKGFVDGSEGSASGSETSSWTPVGGIGFISAAMEVRQTLLTAQTPEEFFERKEMLKNGIAKSLRYEPNRLVNLNGAKDNTLVFGNRYENR
- a CDS encoding nucleotidyl transferase AbiEii/AbiGii toxin family protein, which gives rise to MILNFKEMIASYQKFGLSVELASARVCQDVVLKAISLSSFGKNVTVKGGVVMQSLTQNIRRSTRDLDLDFIRYSLEDSSIQKFVESLNCLDGVSLVIDGVLEELKHQDYHGKSASLKIVDNFGTTLKCKIDFGVHKRLELTQEEFCFDVAFDEQGVCLLKNSVEQAFAEKLRSLLIFGPYSRRFKDIFDMFFLKDVVDKSKLAAVVRILIFEDEEMREGSFDEIIKRLDLTFKDSQYIKRLGNSRQRWLDNDIHEICEGLLKFVNNLER